In the Sinomonas cyclohexanicum genome, TCCGCACGAAGAACGCCTTCTCCCCCGACTGCCACGGGAACAGCGGGAGCGCGACGGCGTCGACGATCGATGCGGTGTCCAGCACCGGCTCGAGCGTGCCGTGGACCACCACGGACCAGGCCTCGTTGGTGTCCGCCTCGTAGCCATCCACCTCGAACGCGACCGCGAGCCGCTCCATGGAGGCGGCCAGCTTGGTCCCCGGCGCGGTGCGGAAGAGCACGGTGCCGCGGTCCACGAGGTAGTTGATCGGGAACAGCTCGAGACGGTCGCCGCCGCTGAACGCGAGCCGGCCGACGACCATGGTGCGCGCCCGCTCCCACGAGTCCTCGGGGGACAGGTTGCGGACGCCTCCAGAGGGGGCCGTGGTGTCGTGGGTGCTCATGCCGCCAGTCTAGGACCCGCGCGGCCCCGGGGCGAAGGGCCATACGGCCCGCCCTCCGTTGAGGGGGGCGGGTCAGCGGTTGTTCGACGCCGGCGAGCTCGCCCGGCGCGGGCCGCGGGGGCCCCGGCCGCCCTGACCGCCGGCGCTACCGCCCCGGCCCTGGCCCGCGGCGCCGCCGCGACTGCCGGAGCCGTAGCTGCCGCCGGACGTCCCGCCGGTGGTCGAGGTCCACACGGTCGGGATCGCGCCCGCACTGCGGGGGCCCGAGCCCTGCCGGCGCTGCTTGGGCTGCTCGGTCCGAGCTCCCTTGTCGCTGCGCGGGGCCCTCTCGTTCCTCGCGGCGCCCACGTCGTTGCGGTGGCCCGGACCGCCGGTGCCGCGGCCGCCGCGGCGGGCGACGTCGTCCTGCGCGCCCTGGCCCGTGCCACGACCGCGCGAGCGCTTGCGCTGCGCGTTCGCGCCGGTGGACTTCCCGCCGCCCTGCTGGGGCATCTTCGCGGCGACCGCGGCGGCACGGTCGGCCGGGTCGACGTACGCGGCGCGCTCGCCCACGAGGGCGGTGACCTGCGGCGAGGACGTGGTCACGGGCGTGACCTCGACCTTCACGCCGGCGTCGCGGAGGAGCTTGCGGACGTCCTGCTTCTGCTCGGGCAGCACGATCGTCACGACCGTGCCCTCCGAGCCCGCGCGCGCCGTGCGGCCCGAACGGTGGAGGTAGGCCTTGTGCTCGGCCGGCGGATCGACGTGGACCACGAGCTCCACATCGTCCACGTGCACGCCACGGGCCGCGACGTCCGTCGCGACCAGCACGCGCACCTCGCCCGAGGCGAAGTCCGCGAGGTTGCGGTCGCGGGCGTTCTGGGACAGGTTGCCGTGCAGGTCGACGGCGGGGATGCCCGCCTTCGTCAGCTGCTGCGCAAGGCGCTTGGCGTGGTGCTTCGTGCGCATGAACAGCACGCGTCGGCCCTGCCCGGAGGCGAGGAGCTCGATGAGGTTCTTCTTGCTCGTGGCGTCCGCCGTGAGCAGGACGTGGTGCTCCATGGTGCTGACCGCGGCTTGCGGCGCGTCCACGGAGTGCGTGAGCGGGTTGTGCAGGTAGCGCTTGACGATCTTGTCCACGCCGTTGTCGAGGGTCGCCGAGAAGAGGAGGCGCTGGCCGCCGTCGGGCGTCTGGTCGAGGATGCGCTTGACCACCGGCAGGAACCCGAGATCCGCCATGTGGTCCGCCTCGTCGAGGACGGTCACCGCGATGTCGTTCAGGTTCACGATGCCCTGACGCCCGAGGTCCTCGAGGCGACCCGGGCACGCGATCACGATATCGACGCCGGCCCTGAGCGCGCGCTCCTGGCGCGCCTGGGAGACGCCGCCGTAGATCACGGTCGTGTTGAGGCCCATCGCGGCCGCCAACGGGGCCACGGTGGCGTCGATCTGGGTGGCGAGCTCGCGGGTCGGCGCCAGGACGAGGCCCGTCGGGCGCCCCGGGCGGCGGCTGCCCGCGCCGGCGCGGCCGGACTCCGCGAGGCCCGCCACGAGCGGCAGGGCGAACGCGATGGTCTTGCCCGAGCCGGTCTGGCCGCGGCCGAGGACGTCGCGGCCGCCCAGCGTATCCGGGAGGGTCTTGGTCTGGATGGGGAACGGCGTCTCGATGCCCTGCTCCGCAAGGACGCGGGAGAGCGCGGCGGGCACGCCGAGGGAAGTGAAGGTGGTTTCGGACATAGGTGGTCCAGTGCTCCGTCATCGGAATGTCCCCGCGGGCCAAATCGGCTCACGCAGGGTTCGCCGAGGAAAGGAGCCGTGGCCGGAGGGCCGGCTTGCGCGATCTTCGACGCAGGCGGCGCGGACGCCCAGCCAAACTCTCTGGGACTACGGCGCACTGCCAGTTGTCCTAGTCTACCAGTTCCGTCAGGGGGTCCAGATCCGGGGCCGAGACGACCTCCCCCGTGGTCGTGCCGTCGGCCCGCAGCATGACGCCTACGCGCTTGACCGCGCGGATCATCACGACACTCTCGACGAGCTCGATGCCCGGGACCTTCTCGCGGAGCGTGAGCTCGCCCGTCATGACGTCCGCGACGCTGCGCAGCCACATCATGATCGTGAAGTTGGTCCGGCCGGTGGTCGAGGCGGCCAGGCGGATGTTCCGCAGGCCCGCAAGCGCCGCGGCGGCTGCGGCATGCTGCCCCGGAGGGACCTTCGCGAGCCATTTGCACGCCACGGGGTAGCCGGCCCGCGCCTGGGCGACCTCGCACCGGAACGAGAGCAGGCCGCTGCCCATCACCCGGGTGAGCTGCCGGTGCACGGTGGCAGCACTGCGGCCCAGCACTCTCGAGAGCTCGGCCGCCGTCGCGCGCCCGTCGAGGGAGAGGTGCGGCAGGAGGTCCAAGGCGGCCGGAGGCAGCCTGCCGGCGAACGGCTCGACGCGGGCCAGTTCCGAGACGGCGGCGATCTGCGCTCGGTTGAGGGCCGCGAGCCGCCAGGTGTGGCCGCCGGCGTGGAGGCGCGTGCACAGGTGGGCATCCATGCGCAGTACCCCCGGCTGCGCCGCGATCCGCGGGACGGCGTTCTCCGCATAGTCGAGGATCGAGGCGGCGAACAC is a window encoding:
- a CDS encoding pyridoxamine 5'-phosphate oxidase family protein, whose translation is MSTHDTTAPSGGVRNLSPEDSWERARTMVVGRLAFSGGDRLELFPINYLVDRGTVLFRTAPGTKLAASMERLAVAFEVDGYEADTNEAWSVVVHGTLEPVLDTASIVDAVALPLFPWQSGEKAFFVRIVPGEVTGRQFKVADPSHWVSQFTGMHRASQE
- a CDS encoding Lrp/AsnC family transcriptional regulator, whose amino-acid sequence is METRILQPISLTEGSVAFSEEDLALLHALQIAPRAAWSDLADVLDAHPATLARRWERMRSSGLAWVTAHLRGDPAAMVLAFVDVECELGRREEAVAALARLPEVQTIDIGSSHPDISLTVFAASILDYAENAVPRIAAQPGVLRMDAHLCTRLHAGGHTWRLAALNRAQIAAVSELARVEPFAGRLPPAALDLLPHLSLDGRATAAELSRVLGRSAATVHRQLTRVMGSGLLSFRCEVAQARAGYPVACKWLAKVPPGQHAAAAAALAGLRNIRLAASTTGRTNFTIMMWLRSVADVMTGELTLREKVPGIELVESVVMIRAVKRVGVMLRADGTTTGEVVSAPDLDPLTELVD
- a CDS encoding DEAD/DEAH box helicase; this encodes MSETTFTSLGVPAALSRVLAEQGIETPFPIQTKTLPDTLGGRDVLGRGQTGSGKTIAFALPLVAGLAESGRAGAGSRRPGRPTGLVLAPTRELATQIDATVAPLAAAMGLNTTVIYGGVSQARQERALRAGVDIVIACPGRLEDLGRQGIVNLNDIAVTVLDEADHMADLGFLPVVKRILDQTPDGGQRLLFSATLDNGVDKIVKRYLHNPLTHSVDAPQAAVSTMEHHVLLTADATSKKNLIELLASGQGRRVLFMRTKHHAKRLAQQLTKAGIPAVDLHGNLSQNARDRNLADFASGEVRVLVATDVAARGVHVDDVELVVHVDPPAEHKAYLHRSGRTARAGSEGTVVTIVLPEQKQDVRKLLRDAGVKVEVTPVTTSSPQVTALVGERAAYVDPADRAAAVAAKMPQQGGGKSTGANAQRKRSRGRGTGQGAQDDVARRGGRGTGGPGHRNDVGAARNERAPRSDKGARTEQPKQRRQGSGPRSAGAIPTVWTSTTGGTSGGSYGSGSRGGAAGQGRGGSAGGQGGRGPRGPRRASSPASNNR